A stretch of the Pleurodeles waltl isolate 20211129_DDA chromosome 2_1, aPleWal1.hap1.20221129, whole genome shotgun sequence genome encodes the following:
- the FOXQ1 gene encoding forkhead box protein Q1 yields the protein MELHGFRNPRTFEDKAGSDLESSSSPLSGDDELGSDGDCVANSPSALEEGADPAAVPIGEEGIPDGAAESGKAKPYTRRPKPPYSYIALIAMAIRDSGGGRLTLAEINDYLMRKFPFFRGGYTGWRNSVRHNLSLNDCFVKVLRDPSRPWGKDNYWMLNPNSEYTFADGVFRRRRKRLSRAGSARGPPLPEEEAAALPPARRSPPPQPAKPEPAKFCSPFAIESILSRPFLRRERHYGTEPVAQVWAPTALLPPAPQTAPAYPLLPAYPPALFPASLGQLYRYCGPEGAFLLESRGQHYSSQQQHCLFPSPFPQQHPRASPDHQRAPSTYQQQHSSFRMEHLLAQ from the coding sequence ATGGAGCTGCACGGCTTCAGAAACCCAAGGACCTTTGAGGACAAGGCCGGCAGTGAcctggagagcagcagtagcccGCTTTCAGGAGACGACGAGCTGGGCTCGGACGGGGACTGCGTTGCCAACAGCCCATCAGCGCTAGAGGAGGGGGCGGACCCGGCAGCGGTACCCATCGGCGAGGAGGGCATCCCCGACGGGGCGGCGGAGTCTGGCAAAGCCAAGCCCTACACGCGGCGCCCGAAGCCTCCCTACTCGTACATCGCGCTCATCGCCATGGCCATCCGGGACTCGGGGGGCGGGCGCCTCACCCTGGCCGAGATCAACGACTACTTGATGCGCAAGTTCCCCTTCTTCCGCGGCGGCTACACGGGCTGGCGCAACTCCGTGCGCCACAACCTCTCCCTCAACGACTGCTTCGTCAAGGTGCTGCGCGACCCCTCGCGGCCCTGGGGCAAGGACAACTACTGGATGCTGAACCCCAACAGCGAGTACACCTTCGCCGACGGCGTCTTCCGCCGGCGCCGGAAGCGGCTGAGCCGCGCGGGCTCAGCCCGAGGCCCGCCGCTGCCCGAGGAGGAGGCGGCCGCGCTGCCCCCTGCCCGCCGCTCCCCGCCACCGCAGCCTGCCAAGCCCGAGCCCGCCAAGTTCTGCAGCCCCTTCGCCATCGAGAGCATCCTGAGCCGGCCCTTCCTGCGCCGGGAGAGGCACTACGGCACGGAGCCTGTGGCGCAGGTGTGGGCTCCCACCGCCCTGCTGCCTCCCGCGCCACAGACCGCCCCGGCCTACCCGCTGCTGCCCGCCTATCCCCCGGCGCTCTTCCCCGCCTCCCTCGGGCAGCTGTACCGGTACTGCGGGCCCGAGGGCGCCTTCCTGCTGGAGTCTCGGGGAcagcactacagctcccagcagcAGCACTGTCTTTTCCCCAGCCCTTTCCCGCAGCAGCATCCCCGGGCCAGTCCAGACCATCAGCGTGCCCCCAGCACTTACCAGCAGCAGCACTCCTCCTTCAGGATGGAGCACCTCTTGGCCCAGTGA